The following proteins are encoded in a genomic region of Streptococcus constellatus subsp. constellatus:
- a CDS encoding DUF4097 family beta strand repeat-containing protein codes for MTRTDYLAALEKYLKTLPEADYKEAMDYFTEYFEDAGSENEALVIKELGDPRDAAEEIIRSLSVHSTEEINSDSPAKQPSPNIHPSQYASDTYIFEDYSTVSELHIDVSTKDIQIEPSPDAFFHIKYYNGKSSNQLSSIVRDKKWYITEKGAANSSGLNWIIHVMKNGLDRYPVCIQIPRENPLQVFSLQSSSGDVAISRLQTQKGDIELASGDLSMRHCQLQQTDVTLTSGDIHLAHAKLTDCKITLVSGDLDTHSLEIAGKTSIQTTSGDVTLHLLHHDFSYDIETVHGDISISDQLQPSHQIVGNTIHHKVSTSTDSLAIQAVSGDINLY; via the coding sequence ATGACAAGAACTGATTATTTAGCCGCATTAGAGAAATACTTAAAAACATTACCTGAGGCAGACTATAAAGAAGCGATGGATTATTTTACGGAATACTTTGAAGACGCTGGATCTGAAAATGAAGCACTAGTTATTAAAGAGTTAGGAGATCCTAGAGATGCAGCAGAAGAGATTATTCGCTCGCTTTCAGTACATTCGACAGAAGAGATAAATTCTGATAGTCCAGCAAAACAACCATCTCCGAATATTCATCCTTCACAATATGCTAGCGACACTTATATTTTTGAAGATTACTCAACCGTCTCTGAATTGCATATTGATGTGAGTACTAAAGATATTCAAATTGAGCCTTCACCTGATGCTTTCTTTCATATCAAATACTACAACGGAAAGAGCAGCAACCAGTTAAGTTCGATTGTTCGTGACAAGAAATGGTATATTACAGAAAAAGGAGCAGCAAACTCTAGTGGTTTGAACTGGATTATTCATGTCATGAAAAATGGTCTGGATCGTTATCCAGTTTGCATTCAAATCCCAAGAGAAAACCCTCTTCAAGTCTTCTCTTTGCAATCTTCTTCAGGTGATGTTGCTATCTCTCGTCTTCAAACACAAAAGGGAGATATCGAACTTGCAAGTGGCGATCTGTCCATGCGGCATTGTCAATTACAACAGACCGATGTTACCCTTACTAGTGGCGATATCCATCTGGCACATGCCAAATTAACAGATTGTAAAATTACTCTTGTATCAGGTGATCTCGACACGCATTCTTTAGAAATTGCTGGTAAAACCTCTATTCAAACAACAAGCGGAGATGTTACGCTTCATTTGTTGCACCATGATTTTAGCTATGATATTGAAACGGTACATGGAGATATTTCTATTTCTGATCAGCTCCAGCCAAGCCACCAAATTGTTGGCAACACAATCCATCATAAAGTATCAACTTCTACAGATTCTCTTGCTATCCAAGCTGTCAGCGGAGACATCAATCTTTATTAG
- the dltD gene encoding D-alanyl-lipoteichoic acid biosynthesis protein DltD — MLKRLWLILGPVICAFLMVVTLLFFYPTKQRHDYQSEKRSAVTLTAGSFKGRTQKVRALTDKKHRFVPYFGSSEWLRFDSMHPAVLSEKYKRNYRPYFLGQRGAASLTQYFGMQQMLPQIENKTAVYVISPQWFTKKGYSPAAFQQYFNSDQLTSFLHQQEGDIAAQYAAKRLLQLYPTVAMKDNVKKVSDNQKLSNFDKQYIRLISRLNNREDALFSSLFSEHNENYEKLVQPQVNRLPDKFSYSDLEKFATRDAQRNTTNNDLGIDNKFYKHRLRKRIKKLKGTQKRFSYTKSPEYNDLQLVLNQFAKSKINPIFVIPPVNAKWTAYTGLSQEKYQQAVKKIRYQLESQGFKNIADFSNDGGKPYFMQDTIHMGWLGWLAFDKAVNPFISNPKPAPNYQINNRFFSKEWANYDGDAKDFK; from the coding sequence ATGCTTAAACGTTTATGGCTTATTTTAGGTCCGGTTATCTGTGCCTTTTTGATGGTTGTAACCTTACTATTTTTCTATCCAACCAAGCAGCGACATGATTATCAATCAGAAAAACGTTCAGCCGTTACCTTGACAGCAGGAAGTTTCAAAGGAAGAACACAAAAAGTACGTGCTTTAACAGATAAAAAGCATCGTTTTGTTCCTTACTTTGGGTCAAGTGAATGGTTGCGATTTGATAGTATGCACCCTGCTGTTTTGTCTGAAAAATACAAGCGGAATTATCGTCCATATTTTTTGGGACAACGTGGAGCGGCATCTCTCACACAATATTTTGGGATGCAACAAATGCTCCCCCAAATAGAAAATAAAACAGCTGTTTATGTGATTTCTCCTCAATGGTTTACAAAAAAAGGTTACAGCCCTGCAGCTTTTCAACAATATTTTAATAGTGATCAATTAACTAGTTTCTTGCACCAACAAGAAGGAGACATTGCTGCTCAATATGCGGCGAAGCGTCTCTTACAACTGTATCCGACAGTAGCTATGAAAGATAATGTAAAAAAAGTCTCTGACAATCAGAAACTGTCAAATTTCGATAAACAGTACATTCGCCTTATAAGCCGCTTGAATAACCGCGAAGACGCTCTTTTTAGCTCCCTTTTTTCCGAACATAATGAGAATTATGAAAAATTAGTACAACCTCAGGTCAATCGATTGCCAGATAAATTTTCTTACTCAGATCTAGAGAAATTTGCGACAAGAGATGCTCAGAGGAATACAACAAACAATGACTTAGGAATTGACAATAAGTTTTATAAACATCGCTTGCGAAAGCGCATAAAGAAACTTAAAGGAACGCAAAAAAGGTTTTCTTATACCAAATCTCCTGAGTATAATGATTTGCAGCTTGTCTTGAATCAGTTCGCAAAGTCAAAAATCAATCCAATTTTTGTGATTCCGCCCGTTAATGCGAAATGGACGGCTTACACAGGATTGAGTCAGGAAAAATACCAACAGGCTGTGAAAAAAATTCGTTATCAACTAGAAAGTCAAGGATTCAAGAATATTGCTGACTTTTCAAACGATGGCGGAAAACCTTACTTTATGCAGGATACGATTCATATGGGATGGCTTGGTTGGCTAGCGTTTGATAAGGCTGTGAATCCTTTTATTTCAAATCCAAAACCAGCTCCTAACTATCAGATAAATAATCGATTCTTTAGCAAAGAATGGGCAAATTATGACGGCGATGCCAAGGATTTTAAATAA
- a CDS encoding PadR family transcriptional regulator, giving the protein MYFPTSSTLIEFLILAILESEDSYGYEISQTIKLIANIKESTLYPILKKLEKKRYLTTYSQEYQGRKRKYYSLTSNGREQLSTLKEEWKVYTATVNGIIEGSVRHDKN; this is encoded by the coding sequence ATGTATTTTCCAACATCTTCTACCCTGATTGAATTTCTCATTCTAGCGATTTTGGAAAGTGAAGATTCCTATGGCTATGAGATTAGCCAAACGATTAAATTGATTGCCAATATCAAGGAATCAACCTTATATCCTATTTTAAAAAAGTTAGAAAAGAAGCGTTACTTAACAACTTATTCTCAAGAATATCAAGGTCGAAAACGAAAGTATTACTCTCTTACTTCAAATGGACGGGAGCAATTAAGTACCCTTAAGGAGGAGTGGAAAGTGTATACAGCGACAGTCAACGGTATTATAGAAGGGAGCGTTCGTCATGACAAGAACTGA
- the dltC gene encoding D-alanine--poly(phosphoribitol) ligase subunit DltC yields MDIKAEVLEIIDELFMEDISDMMDEDLFDAGVLDSMGTVELIVELENRFDIHVPVSEFGRDDWNTANKIIEGVTELRNA; encoded by the coding sequence ATGGATATAAAAGCAGAAGTATTGGAAATTATTGATGAATTGTTTATGGAAGATATATCAGACATGATGGATGAAGATTTGTTTGATGCAGGCGTTCTGGATAGTATGGGAACAGTTGAATTGATTGTTGAGTTAGAAAATCGCTTTGATATTCATGTTCCAGTATCAGAATTTGGTCGCGACGATTGGAATACAGCTAATAAAATTATTGAAGGTGTAACGGAGCTTCGTAATGCTTAA
- the dltA gene encoding D-alanine--poly(phosphoribitol) ligase subunit DltA, whose product MIETIEYFAQSQPDFPVYNVLGEVHTYHDLKVDSDSLAAKIDSLALPEKSPVVVFGGQEYDMLATFVALTKSGHAYIPIDSHSALERVTAIVEVAQPSLIIAINEFPLKDKSIPILDLATVQAAFAEKKPYQLTHSVKGDDNYYIIFTSGTTGKPKGVQISHDNLLSFTNWMITDKEFATPEQPQMLAQPPYSFDLSVMYWAPTLALGGTLFAVPSAITQDFKQLFETILNLPIAIWTSTPSFADMAMLSEDFNAGKMPSITHFYFDGEELTVKTAQKLRDRFPNARIINAYGPTEATVALSAVAITDDMLANMKRLPIGYTKLDSPTFVIDEDGNKLPNGEQGEIIVSGPAVSKGYMNNLEKTAEAFFEFEGLPAYHTGDVGTMTDEGLLLYGGRMDFQIKFNGFRIELEDVSQNLNKSKYVDSAVAVPRYNKDHKVQNLLAYVILKDGVKEQFEREIDITKAIKDDLQDIMMSYMMPSKFLYRESLPLTPNGKIDIKGLISEVNNR is encoded by the coding sequence ATGATTGAAACGATTGAGTATTTTGCTCAGTCTCAACCAGATTTTCCAGTTTACAATGTCCTCGGAGAAGTTCATACTTATCATGATTTGAAAGTGGACTCAGATTCCCTTGCTGCAAAGATTGATAGCCTTGCGCTTCCTGAGAAATCACCAGTAGTAGTTTTTGGTGGGCAAGAATACGACATGTTGGCGACTTTTGTAGCCTTAACGAAGTCAGGTCATGCCTATATCCCGATTGATAGTCATTCCGCCCTTGAACGTGTGACAGCAATTGTGGAAGTGGCACAACCTAGTCTCATCATTGCAATCAATGAATTTCCACTGAAAGATAAATCGATACCAATTCTTGATTTAGCAACAGTTCAAGCAGCTTTTGCAGAAAAAAAGCCTTACCAGCTTACACATTCTGTTAAAGGGGATGATAATTACTATATCATCTTCACTTCAGGAACGACTGGAAAGCCAAAGGGTGTGCAAATCTCGCACGATAATTTGCTCAGTTTCACTAACTGGATGATTACAGATAAGGAATTTGCGACTCCAGAGCAGCCACAAATGCTGGCACAGCCACCGTATTCTTTTGATTTATCGGTTATGTATTGGGCGCCAACCTTAGCACTTGGAGGCACACTTTTTGCGGTTCCGTCTGCCATTACGCAAGATTTCAAGCAGTTATTTGAAACTATCTTGAATTTGCCGATTGCCATTTGGACATCAACACCGTCTTTTGCAGATATGGCGATGCTATCGGAAGATTTCAACGCTGGAAAAATGCCAAGCATTACGCATTTCTACTTTGACGGGGAAGAATTGACGGTTAAAACAGCACAAAAATTGCGTGACCGTTTCCCAAATGCGCGTATTATCAATGCTTACGGTCCGACAGAAGCAACGGTGGCTTTATCTGCCGTTGCCATAACAGATGATATGCTAGCAAACATGAAACGCTTGCCGATTGGTTATACCAAACTAGATTCACCAACCTTTGTTATTGACGAAGATGGAAACAAGTTACCAAACGGTGAGCAAGGCGAAATTATCGTTTCTGGACCCGCTGTGTCAAAAGGCTATATGAACAATCTAGAAAAAACAGCTGAAGCATTCTTTGAATTTGAAGGGCTACCAGCCTATCATACAGGAGATGTTGGCACCATGACTGACGAAGGTTTACTTCTTTACGGTGGTCGCATGGACTTCCAAATTAAGTTTAATGGTTTCCGCATTGAGCTGGAAGATGTCTCACAAAATCTGAACAAATCCAAATATGTCGACTCGGCTGTGGCTGTACCGCGATATAACAAAGATCATAAAGTACAAAATCTTTTAGCCTATGTTATCTTGAAAGACGGAGTGAAAGAACAATTTGAGCGTGAGATCGACATCACAAAAGCTATCAAGGATGACTTACAAGATATTATGATGTCTTATATGATGCCTTCAAAATTCCTTTATCGTGAATCTTTACCACTAACACCGAATGGGAAGATTGATATTAAAGGTTTGATTAGTGAGGTTAACAATCGATGA
- a CDS encoding HAD family hydrolase — translation MKQIDWLFFDVGSPLVNEEKVYQDRIKQALADTNISYAAFYQTMIHYFMENKKGDVEALKYYGLKCPSWKSDLETLYPGCKHVLKTLHSHYKIGVLANQLPNLLARLRNFGIDSYIDLIISSADVGLAKANLAIFKLALQQANCLAEHAVMIGDRLDNDILPAKQLGMRTIWIRQGFSRLTHITNPAETPDWTIDNLTEIGDILKN, via the coding sequence ATGAAACAGATTGATTGGTTATTCTTTGATGTTGGCTCACCTTTGGTAAATGAAGAAAAAGTCTATCAAGATCGGATTAAACAGGCTCTTGCTGATACTAATATTTCTTATGCAGCATTTTATCAAACTATGATCCACTATTTTATGGAAAATAAAAAAGGCGATGTAGAAGCTCTGAAATATTATGGCTTGAAATGTCCGTCTTGGAAGTCTGATTTAGAAACGCTATATCCTGGCTGCAAACATGTGCTAAAAACTCTTCACTCACACTACAAGATTGGTGTCCTTGCTAATCAATTGCCGAATTTACTGGCAAGATTGAGAAACTTTGGTATTGATTCTTACATAGATCTCATTATTTCTTCTGCCGATGTTGGCCTGGCAAAAGCTAATCTAGCCATTTTTAAGCTGGCTCTCCAACAAGCAAACTGCTTGGCTGAACACGCTGTGATGATTGGCGACCGTTTAGACAATGATATTCTTCCAGCTAAACAACTTGGTATGCGAACTATTTGGATCCGGCAGGGTTTTAGTCGCTTGACTCACATAACTAATCCAGCAGAAACTCCTGATTGGACTATTGATAATTTGACAGAAATAGGAGATATTTTGAAGAATTAG
- the dltB gene encoding D-alanyl-lipoteichoic acid biosynthesis protein DltB — MMDFIRQIPHLEPYGDPQYFVYIILAVLPIFVGLFFKKRFPIYEALVSLAFIIFMLIGPKLTQIYALLFYVLWQMLWVWTYKIYRKTRDSKWIFYLHVALSVLPLFFVKVTPAIYGHQSLLGFLGISYLTFRSVGMMIELRDGVLKDFSLWEFLRFMLFMPTFSSGPIDRFKRFNQDYEKIPERDELLDMLEKSVHYIMLGFLYKFILAHIFGSMILPPLKQYALQMGGWFNLPTLGVMYIFGLDLFFDFAGYSMFALAISNLMGIKSPINFNKPFISHDLKEFWNRWHMSLSFWFRDFVFMRLVTVFIRNKVFKNRNTTSSVAYIINMLVMGFWHGVTWYYIAYGLFHGLGLVINDAWVRKKKIINKERKKKNLPPLSDNKWTQVAGMFITFNVVMFSFLIFSGFLNDLWFKK; from the coding sequence ATGATGGATTTCATAAGACAGATTCCTCATTTGGAACCGTACGGGGATCCACAATATTTTGTGTATATCATTTTAGCTGTTTTGCCTATCTTTGTTGGTTTGTTCTTCAAAAAGAGATTTCCCATTTATGAGGCCTTAGTTAGTTTAGCTTTCATCATTTTTATGTTAATTGGACCTAAATTAACGCAAATCTATGCTCTACTGTTTTATGTTCTTTGGCAAATGCTTTGGGTTTGGACTTATAAAATTTATCGAAAAACAAGAGATAGTAAGTGGATATTCTATTTACATGTTGCGCTCTCTGTTCTGCCGCTTTTCTTTGTAAAGGTAACGCCGGCTATTTATGGTCATCAATCACTATTGGGCTTTTTAGGAATTTCCTACTTAACTTTCCGTTCAGTAGGAATGATGATTGAACTTCGAGATGGTGTGCTCAAAGACTTTAGTTTATGGGAATTTTTACGTTTCATGCTCTTTATGCCAACTTTTTCAAGTGGACCGATTGATCGCTTCAAACGTTTTAATCAAGACTATGAAAAGATTCCTGAGCGTGATGAATTGTTGGATATGCTTGAGAAATCAGTGCATTATATCATGCTAGGTTTCCTATATAAGTTTATTTTAGCACATATCTTCGGCTCTATGATATTACCGCCTTTGAAGCAGTACGCATTACAAATGGGTGGTTGGTTTAATCTACCGACGCTAGGAGTAATGTATATCTTTGGACTGGATTTGTTCTTTGACTTTGCAGGCTATTCGATGTTTGCCCTTGCTATTTCCAATCTAATGGGAATTAAAAGTCCGATTAACTTTAATAAGCCTTTTATTTCGCATGATTTGAAAGAATTTTGGAATCGTTGGCATATGAGTTTATCATTTTGGTTCCGTGACTTTGTCTTTATGCGTCTGGTTACAGTATTTATCCGAAACAAAGTTTTTAAAAATCGGAATACCACTTCAAGTGTAGCTTATATCATCAATATGCTAGTCATGGGCTTTTGGCACGGAGTCACTTGGTATTATATTGCTTATGGACTCTTTCACGGTCTAGGACTCGTTATCAATGATGCTTGGGTGCGAAAGAAGAAGATCATCAATAAAGAGCGGAAAAAGAAGAATTTACCTCCCTTGTCAGATAACAAATGGACGCAAGTAGCGGGAATGTTTATCACCTTTAATGTTGTAATGTTTTCATTCTTAATCTTTTCAGGATTTTTGAATGATTTATGGTTTAAAAAATAA
- a CDS encoding teichoic acid D-Ala incorporation-associated protein DltX — protein MKKHKIIFKFFGQTLLYFVIFLALLYFFNYLGQGQGGFIYNEF, from the coding sequence ATGAAAAAACATAAAATAATTTTTAAATTTTTTGGGCAGACGCTACTTTATTTTGTGATATTTTTAGCCTTGCTTTATTTCTTTAATTATCTTGGCCAAGGTCAAGGTGGTTTTATCTACAATGAATTTTAG